Proteins from one Gimesia maris genomic window:
- a CDS encoding S1/P1 nuclease produces MKRFILLLVFLALFLLTPESTQAWNYAGHRVIASIAWDQLTPETQAAMIALLKQHPRFEQDFQSRMPEVILKASPAVQDRWLFMRAATWPDIARSFKEADREKYHHGTWHYINQPIYLDTASELSLSSKLPVNTAKSIRQGDDPLQFNILQALEYNVAQMKDPAVSEADKALALCWIMHLTGDSHQPLHSSALFSKGSFPEGDRGGNSIRIGKSNLHAQWDGLLGNSFKDSEIVSQAVGLARDPALKQLGEQATKNLNYADWIDESHALAKSAGYTQLILAAAKQNDSPQNEFLKLKDLPAAYYRTAGAIAVKRAAQSGWRLAAVINGFQ; encoded by the coding sequence GTGAAACGTTTTATTCTCCTGCTTGTTTTCCTCGCGTTGTTTTTGCTGACACCAGAGTCAACACAGGCCTGGAATTACGCCGGGCATCGGGTGATTGCTTCGATTGCCTGGGATCAGCTGACGCCGGAAACACAGGCGGCGATGATTGCATTGCTGAAACAGCATCCCCGATTTGAACAGGATTTCCAGTCACGGATGCCTGAGGTAATCCTGAAGGCGAGCCCTGCAGTTCAGGATCGCTGGCTGTTCATGCGAGCCGCGACCTGGCCGGATATTGCCCGCAGTTTTAAAGAAGCGGATCGCGAGAAGTATCATCATGGCACGTGGCATTACATCAATCAGCCGATCTATCTGGACACGGCTTCCGAACTGTCTCTGAGTTCTAAACTGCCTGTGAACACCGCCAAGTCGATCAGACAGGGAGATGATCCGCTGCAGTTCAATATTCTGCAGGCGCTGGAATATAACGTCGCGCAAATGAAAGACCCCGCTGTCAGCGAGGCGGACAAAGCGCTGGCGCTCTGCTGGATCATGCATCTGACGGGAGACAGCCATCAGCCTCTGCATTCATCTGCTTTGTTCAGCAAAGGCTCTTTTCCCGAAGGAGACCGCGGGGGGAACAGTATTCGGATTGGTAAATCAAATCTGCATGCGCAGTGGGATGGTTTGCTGGGGAACAGTTTCAAGGATTCGGAAATTGTGAGTCAGGCGGTCGGACTGGCCCGCGACCCGGCGTTAAAGCAGCTGGGCGAACAGGCGACAAAGAATTTGAATTACGCTGACTGGATTGATGAAAGTCACGCGCTGGCAAAAAGTGCCGGTTACACTCAACTAATCTTAGCTGCAGCAAAGCAGAACGATTCCCCACAGAATGAGTTTCTCAAATTGAAAGACCTGCCCGCCGCGTATTATCGAACAGCGGGTGCGATTGCCGTGAAACGGGCGGCTCAGTCCGGCTGGCGACTGGCAGCGGTGATTAACGGCTTTCAGTAA